The DNA region GCAAGTCTGGACGGCCGGGGCAGTGACCTTCAGTTGAGCGTGCGCGGCGCCAAGGGTGGAGAGCAAAAGTGCAAGGAAAATGCGTTTCACGCCCTCAATGTACGCCGTATAGGCTGGCGATCATGCTCCAAATGTGCTCTGGGTCATCTCACCAACCGCTACCCTGAAGGGGTGAACCCGCAGGATTTTGCCGACAAGTGGCGCCAGCTCGCGCCCCACACCTCCGAGCGTGCCGGCTACCAGGAACATTTCCGTGACCTGTGCGCCCTGGTCGGTGAGCCGACCCCCAGCAGCGACACCACCGGCCAGGACTACGCCTTCGAGAAAGCCGTCAAGAAGGCGGGGACCGGCGAGCAGGGGTTTGCCGACGTGTTCAAACGCGGCCACTTCATCTGCGAGTACAAGGCCAAGGGCAAGAGCCTGGGCAAAGCCCTGCAGCAGGCGCTCCTCTATGCCCGCGAGCTGGACAACCCGCCGCTCCTGATCGTCAGCGACCTGAACCACACCGAGGTCCACACCAACTTCACCGGCAGCAGCCCGCGCCGCTTCGACCTGAGCCTGGACGACATCACTTACGACCGTCCCGTGGCCGGTGACCTGACTGCCCTGCAGATTTTGCGCGCCGCCTTCACCGACCCGGCCCGGCTGGACCCCCGGCAGCTGCGTGAGCGGGTCACCCAGGACGCCACCGCGAAGATTGGTGAGGTCGCTGCCAGCCTCAGAAAGAGTGAGGCGGGCAGCCAGACCCAGATTGCCCACTTCCTGATGCGGGTGGTCTTCGCCATGTTCTCTGAGGACGTGGGCCTGTTGGAACGCGGGCTGCTCACCCGGCTGCTGGAGGCGGCCCGGCGCAACCCAGCCCAGAGTCAGGGGCTGTTCAGTCAGCTGTTCGGGGCCATGCGGGGCGGGGGGTACTTCGGTGTCTCGGAGATTCGTCACTTCAACGGCGGTCTGTTCGACGATGACTCGGCATTGCCCCTGACCGTAGAGCAGATAGACGACCTGCTGGCGGCGGCGCGGCTGGACTGGTCGGAGGTGGAGCCGGCCATCTTCGGCACGCTGTTCGAGGGCAGCCTGGAGAAAGACGTACGGAAGAAGCGCGGCGCGCACTACACCGGGGTGCAGGACATTCTGCGGATCGTGGAGCCGGTGATCATGCAGCCACTGCGCCGGGAGTGGGAGGCAGTGAAGGCGGAGGCAGAAGCGCAGGCCCAGAAGCGTGGGGGGAAGCGCAGGGCCCTGGAGACGGTGCAGGCGTTCCGGGAGCGGCTGGGGGCGGTGCGGGTGCTGGACCCGGCCTGCGGGTCGGGCAACTTTCTGGTGGTGGCGCTGACCCTGCTGCTGGATCTGGATCAGGAGACGCGAGTAACGGCGATGGAACTGGGGGCGGGAGCTTTCGATGTGCCGCCGATTGTCCATCCCCGGCAGTTTCATGGGATTGAGATTGAGCCGTTCGCGCATGAGCTGGCGAGTGTGAGTATCTGGATTGCCTTCTTCCAGTGGCAGGCCGCGCACGGGGGCCAGTGGCCGACGCCGGTGCTGCAGCGGCTGCACACGATTGAGAACCGGGACGCGCTGCTGAATGAGGACGGGACGGAAGCCGCGTGGCCGCAGGCAGACTTCATCGTGGGCAACCCACCGTTTCTGGGGGACAAGAAACTGAAGCGGGTGCTGGGGGATGACTACGTGGCCGCCCTGCGGGGAGCCTATGGTGAGCGGCTACCGGGTCAGAGTGATCTGGTTTGCTACTGGCCGGAGAAGGCCCGCGCACTGATTGAGGCAGGTGAAGTGCGAGCTGCTGGCTTCGTGACCACCAACTCCATTCGGGGCGGGAAGAACCGGACGGTGCTGGAGCGCATCAAGGAGACAGGTGACCTGTTCATGGCCTGGAGCGATGAGCCCTGGTTACAGGACGGGGCAGCAGTGCGGGTGAGCCTGTTCGGCTTTGATGGGGGTCAGGAGAAGGAGAAGATCTTGAACGGTCAGCCGGTGGCCGCCATCAATGCCGACCTGAGCAGCCGAGTGGACGTGAATCAGGCGGTGCCCCTAAAGGAGAATGAGGGACTGGCCTTCATCGGTACCCAGAAGGGTGGCAAGTTCGAGATTTCAGCCGCGCAAGCAGAGCGTTGGCTGCGGTTGCCTAATCCGGATGGGGTGAGCAATGCCGATGTGATTCGCCCCTGGGTGAACGGGATGGACCTGACCCGGCGACCCAGGGGCATGTACATTATTGATTTCAATCAAATGACGGAGTCTGAGGCGGCCCGCTACGTGGAGCCGTTCGAGTACGTGCGGCGGGAGATTAAGCCAGGGCGGGACGTCAGCAAGGATGCGCCATCTAGAGAAAGGTGGTGGTTGCATCAGCGTTCCCGGCCAGAAATGCGGGAAGCTTTCCAGAGCCTGAAACGCTATATCGCCATTGCCCGTCTGGCCAAACACCTCCTACCGGTCTGGATGGACGTGGGCACCTTGCCTGACAGTCAGGTGGTGGCTGTGGCTGCTGACTCCGATTTCACCTTTGGCGTGCTGAACTCTTCCATCCATGCCCAGTGGGCCAGAACGATGGGAACCGCGTTGGAGGACCGCCCCCGCTATACCCCATCTACCTGTTTCCAGACCTTCCCGTTTCCCCGGCCCACGCCTGAGCAGCGGGCTGAAGTGGAGAAGTGGGCGCGGTATCTGGACAGTGTGCGCAGCAGCTTGCTGGCCGAGGACGGTGCAACCCTCACCGGCATCTACAACGGGCTGGAGTCTTTACGGGAGAATCCCGATTCCGGCCACCCCGTCATGCCTCTGCTGACTGCCCACACCCGCCTGGACGAAGCCGTGGCCGCCGCATACGGCTGGGAGTGGCCGCTCACTGAGGAAGAGGTATTAGGGCGGCTGCTGGCATTGAACGGAGAACGGGCACATGCAAATTTAGTCACACGGTAAGACAGACAGTGAAATACTTGGACTATGCCAAAGCGCACTGAGGGGGAAGGGACGTCTAGACGAGGGCATGTGTGGACGGCAGACAAGCTTGAATTCCTAGAGAGGTATCTGCCGGCTTTCCAGCTGGCCTGCAAGCGATTCTGGAATGAGCAGGAAGGCCATACCAACACGTATTACGTCGATGGTTTCGCAGGTCCTGGGAAGAATGACATTAATGGCGTGCTACGCAAGGGATCACCCCTCATAGCGGCCAGCGTGAAGCCTCCGTTCAAAGAGTACTTCCTCATCGAGAAGGGTCTCAAAAACGTCAATCAGTTGAAGGCAGAGCTTGCGGCGGATGAATACAGCGGCATCCGTCAGCATATCCACCTTCAACGTGGGGACTTCAATAAGGAAGTGGCGTCCATCCTGCGGCAGATGCAGCGCAACCTGCCCACCTTCTACCTGATGGACCCCGAAGGCCTAGAGCTGGAGTGGGAGACAGTGCGGCAAATCGGTGATCGCCCAAAGGCAGACCTATTCATTCTCGTCTCCGCAGGTGGCGTAACTCGCTGCGCAGGAAGCCCTCCGACGCACGACAGGGTGACACAGTTTTACGGGCACGAGCGTTGGCGTCCTATCGCAGAAGGACTTAACCCCCAGACCGTAATGCGTCAATCTAAATTTGAAGCCTTTCTGGAACTGTACTTGGAGGGCCTGCGAGGCCTCGGGTTCAGCCACGTTGAGCGCTACTTGATTGCGACCAACAGCAAGAACAGCAACCTTCACACCCTCGTGTTCGCCTCAAAGAATGGTACGGCCCTGCGCATTGCCGAGGACATTCTGAAGAAGATTGAGCGGGATAAGCAGGGAATGGACCGCTTGTTCTAAGTCAATCTGCCGCCGAAGGTAGAGGTCTGGGCATCTGGCTCCACTCCATTCCATCCAACAGGCGTCCGTTCGATTTAGGGCGGGCGCCTCCCCATTGCTTGTGGAAGAAGGCCACATCGGCGGACAAGCACTGATCACGGATACTCCGCACCCAGTCTGGGTCTATCGGGCGATGCTTTGCGCCCGATTCCCCACCAGTAATGACCCAGTGGATGCCCTCAAGATTCAGGTCCAGGGGGCCGAGCAGAGGCTCACAAGAGAGAAAACGTACTGAGCAAGGCACCGTGCGTAGAGCGTCCACGCGATGAACATATTTTTGCGTCTCGACGGAGACGCCCATCCAGACATTGTCAGGCCAATCCAGATAGGGCGCCAGCTCTTGCATCCGCTCAGCACGCTTAGTCAACACCTGAAAAATATGCTGGGGGCAATCCGCCATGACCTCGAAGATTTGCTGCAGGTAAGACAGTGGCATCTGTTCGTGGAAAAGGTCCGACATAGAGTTCACGAAAATTCTGCTGGGCTTTTTCCACGACCTGGGCTGTTGCAACCGGTCCTCGTGAAGAGTGAAGGCAAAGCCGTTCGGGAACGTCCCCTTGAAGCGGCGAGTAATCTCTTCCGCATAGCAATGCTTGCAGCCGGGGGAGACCTTGTTGCACCCAGTCGTTGGGTTCCAAGTCTTGTCAGTCCACTCAATCCCGGTTTTCGTACTTGCCATATATTTCTCCAAACTTACGATTTAGACGAAGTATAACTGACTGTGCCCTGTTAAATCTGAGCACTTGAGTAGGATTATTCACTGCGGCGCCCGGGCCTCCATCACCAGGCTCAGCCGCAGCGCTTCCAGGGCCTTGAGCGCCTCCGGGAAGCGCTTCTTCACGTGGTCACGCACCACCAGGCTGCCCTTGTGGCTGCGGTACACCAGCTCTTGTGGGTCCGTCTTCGACCCCGGCTTACTCTCTGCCCGCGTCAGCAGCGCCACCAGCTGGCGCCAGGCTTCGGCGTCCACCGCCAGCCCTGACTGCACCTCAATTTCCCGGCCATTCACCACTTCCACCGTGGCGCCGCGCTCATCCCAGACAGCCACCAGGTTGAACGTGTAGCGCCGCAGCGGGTGCCCTGGCGTATAGGGGTCTGGCTGCTCAATCCAGAAGGTCTCCGTGTCATGCCAGCGGCCGGTGTTCTGGTGCTCACGGCGGGCCAGGCGGTACCGGCGCTCATGGGTCCAGTAGGCAGCCTCGGCGGCGTATGCCCGCTCGGCCAGGTCCAGGGCCTGCATGGGGTGGCCGGCCAGCACCGCGTGGGTCACTTGCCGGGTCAGCGCATGGAAGGTCTGGAACGCCTCGGCCATGCGGGCGCTGTTCCCGTCGGCGGCCGTCAGGGTGGGCCTGTGGCCCCGGTCCCGGTAGCCCTGCCCCGTGTAGAGGGCGTGGGCGATGCGGTTGACCGTCTCGCGCTGCTCCTGCGTAGAGGGCGGCAGGTGCAGGGTCCACGCCTTGTCCGTGCGGCCCACGTAGAGTTCGGCAGCGTTGGGGCAGGGGCAGCGGTAGGCGCGGTCGGCGTGCTCTGGCTTGATCGGCAGTTCGCGGCCACAGCCACGCACGGGGCAGACAGCGCAGTGGGTGGACTGCGGCAGCTGGCGCTGGCGGGGTTCGGCGGCCAGCAGGCGGGCCTGGGTCAGCACCCCCTGCGGATCATCCTCCGCGAGTCGGGCTGCGAAGTCCTGGACCTGCCGGTCATGATCGGCCAGCTCCGAGCGCATGACAGCGGCCTCTGCGCTGTCCTCATCCATGTCGGCCAGCAGCGCCTGCCGTTGCAGGGCCGCCCGGCAGACCTTGACCAGCTCTCCGAAGCCTTCAGGGGGCTGAAAGGGAGCCTTACTCACCCGCAGCCTCCTGGGCAAGAATGCGCCGCGCCAATTTCTGGACGGAGGGCAGGCCGTGCACAGCGTCGTAGAACGCCTCCTGGGCATTACCCGCAGCGGCCATTCCAGCTTCCAGCAACCGGACGGTCAGGGCCTGCTCGGTGGTCAGCGGGGCATGGAGGTCGCGGGGAGAGTCGGCACGGCTGTCGAGGACCAGGCGCCCGCTGCGCCGGGGCGGCGCGGGCTCTGCAGGGCCGTCCGGGATGGGCGGAGCGGGCTGGAACTGGGGAGAGCTACGGGTCACCGACTGCGCGCCCAGGCCCCGCAGGCTCTCCACCGTGGCGGGCTGAAACTGGACCACGGGTGGCCGCGCATCTCGCTCACCGCTCAGCCAGGCCTGAGCCTCGGCCACGTCGGCTGCCGTGTCCTGCTCGTGGGGGTCAGGGAGGGGCGTGGGCTGGGCTGGACGCGGTTGCTGAGCCAGCTGCCTGAGGACGTCACGCTGCATTTTCTTGGATTTGGACATGGGAGTACCTCGGAAAAAGAAAGACGCGCCCAGGGTGGGCGCGCGGCGGAAGGGGAGCGCAGAACAGAACTACACAGGCTTGCCTCTGTGGACCGCCTCCTCGGCAATCCACATGTAGCAACGACACTGCGGCGCGGTCAGCAGGTTGCTGCCGCCGTAGCTCTCGGTGGCTGGTCCGGTCAGGCCAGGGCGGTAGCCGGCGGGGCCACCTGCGCCGCAGGGCCGCCAGGTCTGGTACTCGGTGGCCTCGCAGCGGTCAGGCTTCTGCCGGCGGCGCCATAGGTCCCTGGTGGCTGCAGGTCTTCTCGCTCACCGCTTCCCGCCCTTGATGATGTCCTGGGCGGTCAGGCGGTAACGCCGGGCCATCAGCCGCACGTGTAGTACGTCGATCCAGTCGAAGACCCGCAGCCACCAGGGACCGGCGAGCCACTCGCTGTAATTGAGTCCGTCCAGTTTTTCCTGCACCAGATGCACGGCCCGCGCTCGCTGCGGCTGATGGTTGTCGTCCATATACTGGCCGTACTTCCGCACGCCGATGCGCTCGCGCTCCAGTACCGCTGGGGCCAGATCCGGCGGCAGCCTGGCGGCCACCCGCTGCGCGATGCGCGGGCGGTGGCCCTCCTGGGCCGCCTTCTCTTCCAGGCTCTGCCACGCCGCGCTCAGGCTGCGGTCCAGTTCGGGATCGCGGCTCATAGTCTGCGTCCCCCATGCCGGTACCCGCGAGTGGCGTTCTTGTCCAGCACGCGGGTGATGACGTCCTGGGCGGTCAGGTTCTCGCGTGCAGCGAAGTGCTCCAGCAGCATCAGAGCGTACAGGGCCAGTTGGCCGAGGTGGGGCAGGACTGCGTTCAGGGTTTCTGGCCCTGCCTCTGTGGGATTGGCAGGCGCATCCCCACCTGGGGACTTGCGGAACGCCTGCTTGGCATCCTCGATCAAGCCGTACATGTTGTCACGGTGCAACATATCGTTGCCATGCATGTAATAGCGAAACGGGACGGCCATCACCAGGGCCAGCGTGAACGCCCCGCGCTCCAGCAGCTCGCAGGTGTCCATCGTACGGATAATGATGTCAGCCAGTTCGTTCAGCGCCTGCTGCTCGTTGCCCGGACGGTTCTCCAGCTGCCACTCGCGGACCTCGGTGCTGATGAGGCTGATCTTGGTGAAGGCGTCAGCTTGGGTATAACCATCGTGCCAGCCGTTGGCGCCGTTGATGGCATAGGTGCGTTCGGCAGCGGCGGCCAGGAAATCGGGGTCGGTCATTTGGCCCTCACCAATCCCTTCAGGCGACCACCGGCGCGAATGGCGGCCGCGAGATTCTCCACTTCGCCCTGGCTCAGGCTGTTCAGGTGCTCCTCGACCTCGAAGCGGGCGCGGCTGGCAGCCAGCTGCTCATCCCGGCGGGCGTAGAACTGATTTCTGGGAGTACTGGCGTCGCCTGCGCTCCCAGACATCAGCTGGGCTTCAAACTCCCTGAAGCCCGGCGCCAGCAAGCTGAATGCCTTCTCCCCATAAAGGATGCGGCACTGACCCAGGATGTATGCTCCCCGACCGATTCCCACTCTGATCGGCCCTTCTGGGGCGGCGGGGTCAGTGCCTCCCGTAGTTTCAAGGGTAGGGAGCTGCTGAAGGTGAGGGGCGAGGCGGAGCAGCTCACCTTCGGCCCGCTCTGAGATTGAAGCAAGCCCTTCGGCTATGGCAAGAAACTGCGCGGTGATCGGTTTTTTCGTCATCTTGAATACCTCGGAAAATTTCAGCCCCAGCGTGGCGGCTGGGGCAGGGAAGAGTAGATTCAGCGTTCGCCAGGGCGCGGCGCCCGGACGCGGTAGGGGCCAGGCGGCCACCACAGGCGGCACTCCTGCTCGGCGATCAGGTCACGCACCCGCTCCAGGGCACGCTCACGGTGGAAGCTGGGCGGCAGGGCCAGCAGGCACCGCTCTAACTCCTGCAAATCAGCCAGGGTGGACATGGGCAGCCCTTTGCCGGTCATCGAGATACTGCTCGCCCGCCGGCGTCAGGCTGTAGCCGTAGCGCCGGTCGTGCAGGGCCAGGCCTCGCCGCGCCAGCCGGTGCAGTCGCTCCGGCACTTCGGTCATGGCTTGGCCCTGCGCTTCCAGGCGCGTGCGGACCACGACGGGACGCAGGGGCTGGGCGGAGAGGGCGGCAAGAAGGTGCAGGTCGGCGCTCATGCAGGCTCCTGAGTGTCCGCTGCGGCCAGAGCATCCTCCGCTTCCAGGGCCGTGTCAAAGCACAACAGCAGCGGCACCAGCGCGTCGGCCGGGCCTTCCACGGCGTAGGTTTCATTGGGGGTATAGATGCCCACCACGGTGCCCTGCCGACCACTCCGCAGTCGCACGACCCACCCCCGCGCGTAGCACAGCCGTTCCACTTCATTCATCAGGGCCTCGATATGCGCCTCTGAAGGCTTCAGCAGACAGATGCGGTGGGTGCCCGCCTTCGGTGAGGTCAGGGTCAGGACGTCACCTTCCACCTGCATGACCAGCGGCAGCTTGTCACTCAGGCGGCGGCAGGTGTCAGCAAAGTTGGTGCTCACAGTTTTGTCCATGGTTCTCCCTCAACTTTCCCCGCGTAGATCTGCGGCATTTCCCAGCCCGGCACTGGGTGGGGGTCGTAGCGACTGACCGCCCAGCCGGGGTCGGTGCCTTCGGCAGCGCAGCGGTCCAGATACAACGGCTGGCGTACCACCTGATGCAGCAGGAACAGACCGTCCTTGACCCGCGCCAGCTCCGGCGAGCGGGCCTTGAAGTAGTTGGGCCGCTCGCCGGTCACCAGCGGGCCCAGTTCCGCCAGGCGGTCGCGCAGCTCGCAGAACTCGTCAGTAGGCAGACCTGCCAGAAAGGTGAGCGTGACGCTATCCGTCTGGCCGATCAGGAACCGGGCGCAGACCTCGGTGGCGTCGCGCATCAGCGCCAGCTGCTCAGCCGTGACGGTCAGGGTGTAGTGGGTGGGCGGCTGGGCCGCCGCGGCTGGAGCCTCGGTCATGACTGCTCCAATCTGCGGAGCCGGAAGGCACCGATGCGCGTCACTTCATGGTGCCGCAGCACGGAATCCACCAGCCCGTCCGCGAGGTCGGCCAGGGTTCGGGCGCACTCGGGGTCAACCTCAAGAAAGGCGTCCACGAGTTTCTGGCCCGTCAGCACCTCCCCCAGCGGCACAAAGACATCGGCATAGGTGTCGCATTCCAGGTCGGCAATGCGGTAGGTGGCACCCGCAGCTGGCTGCGCCGGCGGCTCCGGCTGCACCAGCTCCCGTGTCGTCACCGGCCCGGTCTGGGTGACGCTCACCAGCTGGCAGATGTAGAACGCTTGCCCCAGATGTGCGCCGGCCAGCCGCTCGGCTTCTGCCCTGGCGCGGGCAGGGTCGTCGAACCGCACACGCGGCGGGGTCTTGCCTTCGGGGTTCCAGATGATGTACTGCACGGGTTCGGTGGTCATGCTTTCTCCTTATGGTCGGATGGATAGTGGCCGCAACAGGCACAGCGCACATTGCCTGCGCTGTCCAGTACCGGGTCGCAGGCAGCGCAGGCAGTAGGGGCCGGCAGGGCGCAACGGCAGTTGGGGTTGGTACAAAACGGGGCGTAACTGGGACGCCGACGTTTTATGGCCCATGGCAGCAGGGCCAGCAGCAGAACCAAAGCCAGGGTGGCGAGCATCAGTCCACTCCCAGGCCTGGCAATTCGCAGGCCGTGCCCTTCCTGGGCACCCAGTACCACTCGTGCACCTCGCCCGCGAGGTAGGCCAGCAGCTGAATGCGGCCCTGGCGCCAGCCGCGGGCAACGTCGGCGGCGTAGCCCTGCTGGCGGTGGGCGATCATCCAGCCGCGCTGCTCTGGGCTGGGCGTGTTGCCCTTCAGGTCCTTCAGTTCAATCCGCAGGCCGTGGTAGCCGTGCAGCGGCACATCCAGCAGCAGATCCGGGTAGCCGGCGCGGGTGCCCATGCGCTTAAACTTGGCGCCTTCAGGGCTGTAGGTTCTGCCCTTACGGGTCACGGTCTGCCGCTTGCCCCCATTGGGCGAGTGGTGCAGCATCTGCAGCTCCGGCAGGTCCGTGAGGTGGTTTCTGGCCCAGCTGATCAAGGTGATCTGGTGCTGATCCTCATCCCAGAGTTTTTCGGCGGCGTCCCGGCCCTGCTCGGCCAGCCGGGCGTCCTGCTCGCGGACTTGCAGTAAGAGATCACAAGCACTCATGATTTTGCCTCCGTTTCCAGAGCTCGTCGAGCCGCGCCTCACCCGCTGGGGTCAGCAGCAGCCCTGACGTGCGGTACAGCCGCCCCCAGCCCTCCCGCTGGAAGGTCGCCCACAGGCGCTGGGCGCCGGGACCGGCCAGGCTAGGCGCCTGCGCGCCGGCCGTCAGCACTTCCCTCAGTTCCGGATGCCGCTCACAGAGTCGGGTCACCGCCTCATTCAAGGAAGTGGGCTGCCGAACACTCAGGCAGCCCAGCAACAGACGTTCCAGCTCAGAGGTCAAGGCTGCACCTCACGGGGGTAGCCCAGCTGCTGGAGCTGGACGCGGTACCCGGTCACCTGTGCTTCCAGCCCCGGCGCCAGCGGGCCGCACTCATCCAGCTCAGCCAGGGCGCTGCGCAGGCCCGCCAGCAGCAGATCTATCTGCTCTACTTCCGCCTGGGGGCGGTTGCCGCGTTTTCCCCAGCGCTGGTGCCTTGGCGGCCGGGGAGCGTGAACCTCGCGGGCCGTCTCGGCCAGCAGCAGGCCACCGGGCAGCAGTCGGCCCCGCACCTCTGCGGCGAAGGCCTCCGGGCACAGGGCAGTCAGGACAGCGCTCGTCGCGTGCATGGTCAGCTTGAGGGGCCGGACAGTAGGCACATCCGGCCAGACACTCACCTGAATGATGCCGAGGCTCCGGTCCAGCCTCAGTACCCGGCCGACAACGTACAGCTGCGAGCCGTTGGCGCGCCGGCCGGCACCCCGGATGCGGCCTTTGGGGGCCTGGAAGCGCACCAGCTGGCCGGCTGTGTTGCTCCAGGGATGGCCAGTCACGGTGAGGCGCTGGCCGGCGCGCCCGGGCGGCCCCTTAAAAGAAACACCCGAGAGGCTCAGGCCTTTCGGGTGTTCGGCGGCCCACCCGGTCAGGGTCAGCACAGCGGTATGTCGGAGTGGGGGAGAGTCATTCACGGGAGAACTCCTTTTCGGCCTGACGGGCCACGATGTAGGCATCCTGTAGGGCGAGGTCGCGGAAGTGGCCGACCTGCACGTCCAGAACACGTGAACAGTAGTTGGTGAGGTAAAAGATGTCCTGCGCGTCTGGCTGCAGCAAGGAGCGCATGCGGCCTACGAAGCGCTGGGCCTCCGGCATCGTCATGCGCTCCGCGCCGGCTGGGCGCTGGTACCGCTTCGGCGGCGGCCCCGCGGGCTTAGGCGGTCGCTTCCACATGGGGCACCAGTTGCTGGGGCGCGCCGCCCGGCCCGAGGCGGGTGATGACCACCTCAGAGCCAGCCTGCAGCAGAGTGAAGCTTTTGACCGGCAAGGCCAGCGGATCAAGTTCAAACCCGGCCAGCCCTGCGGCGTAGGTCAGCACCTCGTCAGGACCGTACTCGGTCCAGGCGCTGGCGCGGCGGCCAGCATCCAGCTGGGCCTGGAAGATGCAGGCCAGGCGGTCGGCAAAAGTCTGAACCTGCTCAGGCGTGTAGCGGGCCTCGCTGCGGAGGTTCAGGCTCAGGAGGGCAGGGAGGTCGGATCCGGACTCGCCTGGGCTGGGGTCACTGAGGAACTGCGCCCACCAGTCGGCCGCGGCCTGGGCGGCCGGCCCAGGGACGCACTCCCGTGAACCGGGGTGTAAGTCGGGCATGGGGAAACTCCTTGAAGGACATAGGGTAAGGGCTCAGAGTCCCAGGTCACGAAGAGGTGACCGTGAGGGGCCTGGGGGTCGTTTCGGTGGTTATCAAGTGGCATAAGTACAGGCTGCACCATCCCCCGGGCATATCCCGGACCGCCCCTGTTAACGACCCGGCCGGGTCACTGCCCCATAGGGCAGGCTGAGGCTTCACCTCAACCAGTCCGCTGCTCAGATGCCAGGTAAGGCCGCAGGGTACTGGGGGTCATGCTGCTGCGGATGATGTCGCACTGAATGTCGCGGTCGCTCAGCAGGGCCACGGTGATTTTCAGCGGCGTGACTGCCACGATCTCGTGCGGCTCCCGCATGTAGACGACCTGGTCACCCACCTGCCACTCGCTGCGCCCGCTGACGCGCAGGCTGCCGGCCACTTCGCCGGCTGGCCGTTGCTGCACCATCTCGCGGACGGCCAGACGCTGCTCGGCATGTTCCTGCAGGAGACGCAGCAGCTCGGTGGTGTAGTTCAGCCCCGGCAGCCCTGGGTTGGTTTCCTGCTCACGGCGGCGCTGGGACATATTGCGGCGGGCCTCGTTGTGAAACTCGCGCAGCTGCTCCAGGCTGATCAAGCTGGCAATCTCGCGGCGGTCCAGGCCACCGACGACTTCCGTGCTGAGAGGAGGCATCTTCTTGTCTCCCAGCTGATACGGCGACAGCCAGCGTTTGTTCAGGTAGCGGTCCAGCTGGGCGTTGACAGCCGCCACCGCGCCCGCCGGAGCCGCGCCGCCCGGAACTTCTTCACCAGCAGTGGGCTGGGTATCCTGCTGCCCGCCTTGGCCGATAGCTGACTCAGAAAGGTCAGGCCCGTGAAGTGAGGCAGTGTTTGCGGGCTGTGCTGTGATGCCCTCTTCCTGCCCGCCTTCGGCTTCATCGAGTAGAGCCTCCAGCAGATCTTCTGGCGAAGCCTCCTCAGAAGAAGAAGCGTTCAGGGTGGCGTCCTGCTCCCCAGCTTCCAGTGCGGGTGCTTCTTCTTCTGAATCTAAGGAAGAAGCTATGGAATGAATCTCTTTATTCATCCGGAAGTTTTTCCGAATGGTTATTATCTTCGCTTCCATTTCCATCCGGAAGTTTTTCCGAATGGCTTCCAGACGCATTATCTTCGGGTTTTTGCCCTGTGCCGGGTTCTGGCTGTTCGGCGCCCTCTTCAGTGGAGCCACCATCTTCACCCTCTGCCGGGTCGAGGTCGGGCTTGGTCCGTGTGGCTGCCCAGGCATCGACTGCCGCTTGGACATTGGCACGGCAAAACAGGTACTGAAGCTTGCGGTCGTAGGGCTGGTGGGGGTTATTCCGCAGCTTGAGAAAGCCCAGCTGCTCCAACAGTTTCATTTTCTGCGAG from Deinococcus sp. Marseille-Q6407 includes:
- a CDS encoding DUF5131 family protein, with the protein product MASTKTGIEWTDKTWNPTTGCNKVSPGCKHCYAEEITRRFKGTFPNGFAFTLHEDRLQQPRSWKKPSRIFVNSMSDLFHEQMPLSYLQQIFEVMADCPQHIFQVLTKRAERMQELAPYLDWPDNVWMGVSVETQKYVHRVDALRTVPCSVRFLSCEPLLGPLDLNLEGIHWVITGGESGAKHRPIDPDWVRSIRDQCLSADVAFFHKQWGGARPKSNGRLLDGMEWSQMPRPLPSAAD
- the tcmP gene encoding three-Cys-motif partner protein TcmP produces the protein MWTADKLEFLERYLPAFQLACKRFWNEQEGHTNTYYVDGFAGPGKNDINGVLRKGSPLIAASVKPPFKEYFLIEKGLKNVNQLKAELAADEYSGIRQHIHLQRGDFNKEVASILRQMQRNLPTFYLMDPEGLELEWETVRQIGDRPKADLFILVSAGGVTRCAGSPPTHDRVTQFYGHERWRPIAEGLNPQTVMRQSKFEAFLELYLEGLRGLGFSHVERYLIATNSKNSNLHTLVFASKNGTALRIAEDILKKIERDKQGMDRLF
- a CDS encoding VRR-NUC domain-containing protein, with amino-acid sequence MSACDLLLQVREQDARLAEQGRDAAEKLWDEDQHQITLISWARNHLTDLPELQMLHHSPNGGKRQTVTRKGRTYSPEGAKFKRMGTRAGYPDLLLDVPLHGYHGLRIELKDLKGNTPSPEQRGWMIAHRQQGYAADVARGWRQGRIQLLAYLAGEVHEWYWVPRKGTACELPGLGVD
- a CDS encoding class I SAM-dependent DNA methyltransferase, with the translated sequence MNPQDFADKWRQLAPHTSERAGYQEHFRDLCALVGEPTPSSDTTGQDYAFEKAVKKAGTGEQGFADVFKRGHFICEYKAKGKSLGKALQQALLYARELDNPPLLIVSDLNHTEVHTNFTGSSPRRFDLSLDDITYDRPVAGDLTALQILRAAFTDPARLDPRQLRERVTQDATAKIGEVAASLRKSEAGSQTQIAHFLMRVVFAMFSEDVGLLERGLLTRLLEAARRNPAQSQGLFSQLFGAMRGGGYFGVSEIRHFNGGLFDDDSALPLTVEQIDDLLAAARLDWSEVEPAIFGTLFEGSLEKDVRKKRGAHYTGVQDILRIVEPVIMQPLRREWEAVKAEAEAQAQKRGGKRRALETVQAFRERLGAVRVLDPACGSGNFLVVALTLLLDLDQETRVTAMELGAGAFDVPPIVHPRQFHGIEIEPFAHELASVSIWIAFFQWQAAHGGQWPTPVLQRLHTIENRDALLNEDGTEAAWPQADFIVGNPPFLGDKKLKRVLGDDYVAALRGAYGERLPGQSDLVCYWPEKARALIEAGEVRAAGFVTTNSIRGGKNRTVLERIKETGDLFMAWSDEPWLQDGAAVRVSLFGFDGGQEKEKILNGQPVAAINADLSSRVDVNQAVPLKENEGLAFIGTQKGGKFEISAAQAERWLRLPNPDGVSNADVIRPWVNGMDLTRRPRGMYIIDFNQMTESEAARYVEPFEYVRREIKPGRDVSKDAPSRERWWLHQRSRPEMREAFQSLKRYIAIARLAKHLLPVWMDVGTLPDSQVVAVAADSDFTFGVLNSSIHAQWARTMGTALEDRPRYTPSTCFQTFPFPRPTPEQRAEVEKWARYLDSVRSSLLAEDGATLTGIYNGLESLRENPDSGHPVMPLLTAHTRLDEAVAAAYGWEWPLTEEEVLGRLLALNGERAHANLVTR